A region from the Triticum aestivum cultivar Chinese Spring chromosome 3D, IWGSC CS RefSeq v2.1, whole genome shotgun sequence genome encodes:
- the LOC123078541 gene encoding V-type proton ATPase subunit c''2, whose protein sequence is MSSDYSSSWARALVHISPYTFSAIGIAVSIGVSVLGAAWGIFITGSSLIGAAIKAPRITSKNLISVIFCEAVAIYGVIVAIILQTKLESVPTSRMHDPESMRAGYAIFASGLIVGFANLVCGVCVGIIGSSCALSDAQNSTLFVKILVIEIFGSALGLFGVIVGIIMSAQATWPTKV, encoded by the exons ATGTCGTCGGACTACTCGTCGTCGTGGGCGCGCGCGCTCGTGCATATCTCGCCCTACACCTTCTCCGCCATCGGCATCGCCGTCTCCATCGGCGTCTCTGTACTCGGCGCAGCATG GGGGATCTTCATCACGGGGAGCAGCCTCATCGGGGCCGCCATCAAGGCGCCCAGGATCACCTCCAAGAACCTCATCAG TGTCATCTTCTGTGAGGCCGTTGCAATTTATGGTGTAATCGTGGCGATCATCCTCCAAACAAAGCTTGAAAGTGTGCCAACATCCCGAATGCATGATCCAGAGTCTATGCGAGCTGGTTATGCAATCTTTGCCTCAGGTCTTATTGTCGGCTTTGCTAATCTTGTTTGCGG GGTATGCGTGGGAATAATCGGAAGCAGCTGTGCACTGTCTGATGCCCAGAATTCAACACTCTTTGTAAAGATCCTGGTGATTGAGATCTTTGGCAGTGCTTTGGGCCTCTTTGGAGTGATCGTGGGCATAATCATGTCAGCTCAAGCAACATGGCCAACGAAAGTCTAA